A single window of Sander lucioperca isolate FBNREF2018 chromosome 22, SLUC_FBN_1.2, whole genome shotgun sequence DNA harbors:
- the LOC116061575 gene encoding bryoporin-like, protein MPETAESHSVAIPTNRNCTIEITNVSSTFCLVNPKVHMESGFVFNPPQPTVRTTKTEVCSFTKDDNTASGAVGVLTYEMFDMRNHNCNEVVAIMFSVPFDYNFYKNWLGVGTFEHTRACDNKLFDHMYKGKDFANFVRQEANGSGVTFKGKMVDVRACMSNEGKAIIKLELYDKMGR, encoded by the exons ATGCCCGAGACTGCAGAGTCCCACTCCGTCGCCATCCCCACCAACCGCAACTGCACCATAGAGATCACCAATGTCAGCTCCACCTTCTGTCTCGTCAACCCAAA GGTGCACATGGAAAGTGGCTTCGTCTTTAACCCTCCACAGCCGACCGTGCGCACCACCAAGACCGAGGTGTGCTCTTTCACCAAGGATGACAACACGGCGTCGGGCGCCGTCGGCGTCCTAACCTACGAGATGTTCGACATGCGCAACCACAACTGCAATGAGGTAGTCGCCATCATGTTCTCGGTGCCGTTTGACTACAACTTCTACAAGAACTGGCTGGGCGTGGGCACGTTTGAGCACACGCGAGCTTGCGACAACAAGCTGTTCGATCACATGTACAAGGGAAAGGATTTCGCCAACTTTGTGCGCCAGGAGGCCAACGGCTCCGGGGTGACGTTCAAGGGGAAGATGGTGGACGTGAGGGCCTGCATGTCCAACGAGGGCAAGGCCATTATCAAACTGGAGCTGTATGACAAGATGGGCAGATGA
- the LOC116061493 gene encoding DELTA-actitoxin-Afr1a-like, whose protein sequence is MSESAEEVSANLKSRRNVTIEITNLTNNYCLVEPRVFLESGCCLSPPQPTVRPLKTEVCNFSKTSAKATGAVGVLTYDLFERNSNSAKEKIAIMFSVPYDYNMYKNWMALGIYNVDKECNEALYKEMYYNKEQTGFVRQEARGSGLTFEGKTLDIKATMSPMGKAMLKLEVWDKLFTPMMQQQSY, encoded by the exons ATGAGTGAATCAGCAGAGGAGGTGTCTGCCAACCTCAAAAGCCGAAGAAATGTCACCATTGAGATCACAAACCTCACCAATAACTACTGCCTAGTTGAACCCAG GGTTTTCCTGGAAAGTGGCTGCTGCCTGAGCCCGCCCCAGCCTACCGTGCGCCCACTGAAAACCGAGGTGTGCAACTTCAGCAAGACCAGCGCCAAAGCCACCGGGGCTGTGGGGGTCCTGACCTACGACCTGTTTGAGAGGAACAGCAACAGCGCCAAAGAGAAAATAGCCATAATGTTCTCCGTGCCCTACGACTACAACATGTACAAGAACTGGATGGCCTTGGGAATCTACAACGTCGACAAAGAGTGCAACGAAGCTCTGTACAAAGAGATGTATTACAACAAAGAGCAGACAGGCTTTGTGAGGCAGGAGGCCCGGGGCTCGGGTCTAACATTTGAGGGCAAGACCTTGGACATCAAGGCGACCATGTCCCCGATGGGCAAGGCCATGTTGAAGTTAGAGGTGTGGGACAAACTCTTCACCCCAATGATGCAACAACAATCATACTAA
- the LOC116061526 gene encoding endonuclease domain-containing 1 protein-like isoform X2 — protein sequence MLRFYALAVAVLAFTGCWCICAADVGDFAPCLQFFYKSWPPKGLAGTPICQRYYNQYRFATLYSRPRRSPWFSAYVYSAPAGKRPTACWKFEPQLAYPGAEGNMIPFPPGPVDQNVVDSQAVELDYINSTYSRGHMNPSLHHQSHEDRSATFTLTNVVPQKAGSNDGPWEVLEWTINKTLEAYCLGEAYVVTGVIPYRIDERWLKDHRVAVPEYIWSAYCCPNYNNSLPEELKDAFPTYAAIGRNDRNSSEEIVPVSQTAKKQFKGYDVRQMPLETLEMYLKDRFNTVVSVFYEQCG from the exons atgttgcgtttcTACGCCCTGGCTGTGGCCGTCCTGGCCTTCACTGGATGCTGGTGCATATGTGCAGCTGATGTCGGGGATTTTGCTCCATGCCTGCAGTTCTTCTACAAGTCTTGGCCTCCTAAAGGTCTGGCGGGGACCCCGATCTGCCAACGTTATTACAACCAGTACCGCTTCGCCACACTGTACAGTCGACCGCGCCGCTCTCCGTGGTTCTCGGCCTATGTGTACTCGGCACCAGCAGGAAAGAGACCCACCGCCTGTTGGAAGTTTGAGCCCCAG CTAGCCTACCCAGGAGCCGAGGGCAACATGATCCCCTTCCCTCCGGGCCCTGTGGACCAGAACGTGGTGGACAGCCAGGCGGTGGAGCTGGACTACATCAACTCCACCTACTCCCGTGGCCACATGAACCCCAGCCTCCACCACCAGAGCCACGAGGACCGCTCCGCCACCTTCACCCTCACTAACGTGGTTCCTCAGAAGGCAGGCTCTAACGACGGGCCCTGGGAAGTCCTGGAGTGGACCATCAACAAAACCTTAGAGGCCTACTGTCTCGGAGAGGCTTACGTAGTGACCGGCGTCATCCCTTACCGGATCGACGAGCGCTGGCTCAAAGATCATCGCGTGGCTGTGCCTGAGTACATTTGGTCCGCCTACTGCTGCCCAAACTACAACAACAGTCTTCCAGAAGAACTGAAGGATGCTTTCCCCACATATGCTGCTATCGGCCGCAACGACCGCAACAGCAGCGAGGAGATTGTGCCTGTTAGCCAAACGGCTAAGAAACAGTTCAAAGGATATGATGTGAGACAAATGCCATTGGAGACACTCGAGATGTATCTGAAGGACCGGTTCAACACAGTTGTCAGTGTTTTCTACGAGCAGTGC ggatAA
- the LOC116061526 gene encoding endonuclease domain-containing 1 protein-like isoform X1: MLRFYALAVAVLAFTGCWCICAADVGDFAPCLQFFYKSWPPKGLAGTPICQRYYNQYRFATLYSRPRRSPWFSAYVYSAPAGKRPTACWKFEPQLAYPGAEGNMIPFPPGPVDQNVVDSQAVELDYINSTYSRGHMNPSLHHQSHEDRSATFTLTNVVPQKAGSNDGPWEVLEWTINKTLEAYCLGEAYVVTGVIPYRIDERWLKDHRVAVPEYIWSAYCCPNYNNSLPEELKDAFPTYAAIGRNDRNSSEEIVPVSQTAKKQFKGYDVRQMPLETLEMYLKDRFNTVVSVFYEQCSGSD, translated from the exons atgttgcgtttcTACGCCCTGGCTGTGGCCGTCCTGGCCTTCACTGGATGCTGGTGCATATGTGCAGCTGATGTCGGGGATTTTGCTCCATGCCTGCAGTTCTTCTACAAGTCTTGGCCTCCTAAAGGTCTGGCGGGGACCCCGATCTGCCAACGTTATTACAACCAGTACCGCTTCGCCACACTGTACAGTCGACCGCGCCGCTCTCCGTGGTTCTCGGCCTATGTGTACTCGGCACCAGCAGGAAAGAGACCCACCGCCTGTTGGAAGTTTGAGCCCCAG CTAGCCTACCCAGGAGCCGAGGGCAACATGATCCCCTTCCCTCCGGGCCCTGTGGACCAGAACGTGGTGGACAGCCAGGCGGTGGAGCTGGACTACATCAACTCCACCTACTCCCGTGGCCACATGAACCCCAGCCTCCACCACCAGAGCCACGAGGACCGCTCCGCCACCTTCACCCTCACTAACGTGGTTCCTCAGAAGGCAGGCTCTAACGACGGGCCCTGGGAAGTCCTGGAGTGGACCATCAACAAAACCTTAGAGGCCTACTGTCTCGGAGAGGCTTACGTAGTGACCGGCGTCATCCCTTACCGGATCGACGAGCGCTGGCTCAAAGATCATCGCGTGGCTGTGCCTGAGTACATTTGGTCCGCCTACTGCTGCCCAAACTACAACAACAGTCTTCCAGAAGAACTGAAGGATGCTTTCCCCACATATGCTGCTATCGGCCGCAACGACCGCAACAGCAGCGAGGAGATTGTGCCTGTTAGCCAAACGGCTAAGAAACAGTTCAAAGGATATGATGTGAGACAAATGCCATTGGAGACACTCGAGATGTATCTGAAGGACCGGTTCAACACAGTTGTCAGTGTTTTCTACGAGCAGTGCTCTGGATCCGACTGA